The window TCGCACGAAGAACACATTGAGATCGTTCGTGAATGAATATTCAGATTCTTACTTGCAGGAGACAAAAGTTGAGAGATCCGAGGGTAATCTGTTGAACGAATCTGATATCGAAAATAGTATAAAACAAGACGATAAAGTTTTTGAGAATGATATTCGTACAAAACTGACGATTCAGTTACCCCATCTTAATGAGGACATTGTCCCTAAAAAGATCACAAATACGATCATGGAATTGGGtcgaaatatgaaaatgaaaatgatgcaAATGTTGCCTGGAATAGGTTTTGTCATTTCTTTCCTGATACAAACGGCGCTTGCTCATGCACGTGCAGCTGCCACTATGGCCGGGATGCTCAGCAATATGGCTCTAGGTTCGGCCATGTTTGCAATGATTCGTCAAGCATTCTTTGGACCGAGCACTCatcctaaaataaaatacgtcTATGACAACGATAAGACAGAACCGGGTGTAGTTTGGCCACCTAAAGGATATTACGCGCCTTATTACGgctaaaagtaataaataattgtctgCGTTGTTTTAGATGTAATTACGTACGGTTACATTACCGTCCTTTTTCGTTGGATTAGCTTTAATAACGTTTAATTTTAACGCATATCGTTTAATTACGTACTATCGACGCTCGAAAAGCATCAATCGCTTTCAATGAACTTCGCTATTACGTAGATATTTTGCAATACTCATCGACGTTTCGCAAGAAAAATTCTCGTTTAACGTTATGTAAGGTAGTTTAATGATATATCACCCACAcccatacacacatacacacacatacacatacacacacacgtacatacattcgataaaaaaaaacaggagtAAAAGGGTTCGTATATTGTATTTCGACAAATTAGCGTTTATCGTAAGGGTCAATGCGATTTTTTAGGTATGAggcaaataatatttatttttcctgggGTCTTCACGGTGAAGGGTGACGCATTatcatttatcttctttatgaTTTTCATATAATCAAATTACTTGTCATTTAAGTTCTTTAatactttaattataatatgatttataatttaatgcaATAGGATAGATGTGAAAAACGACCGACGGATCGTTATTTCGTAGAGATTAAGACTGTCAATGATAATCTCTGATTATGAGttattaacgaataaaatatacatattattctcgtcatgttttctttctttaagtgtttttattacaaaaaaaaaagaagaattaataaactttttacAAATGATacaataatttgattttaagcTGCAGCAAGTGGCACGACCGTGGGAATATTGTCCTCGGTCGATTCAACTTTGTTATAATCTGTCAATTCGTCGGAATAAGGTAATTCGTTGATATAatacctataaaaaaaagttacaaaaaaaaaacacattaaagagatgataatgaaatttaaaattacgaTTTCTGCTTACCATTCGTGAGCGTGTTCACAGTCGTTTACAATGTCACTGCAAACTCGTTGTCTTTGATCGAAGACCGTATTATTCGGGCAAATCATTGGAAAGCCTTTTCCATCATCGTCGCAAGCGTGAAAAATCCGACAATCGTAGTCGACGTCGGCATAAAGACCAATTGGTTTGTTCTCGCAAGAGAATTGAAAAGTCAAATTGCTGAAGAGATTCAGATCGATTGATTGATCCGACAGATCTTCGTAAGTTTCTAAACGATTGCGTTCCttcaataaatgaaaaaaatatatattataaatttaaataaaaagaaaaagaaaaacgtttaaaacaaaaatttgttaattgtAAAAGATATTGCTTACGATATGTCCAAAAGTTGGTAAACCCATCGTTGTACCTAAAAATACTACACGAAAACAATAagtttcgataaatatatatttatataatttcgttattacttacaatacataatatttaGTATTAAAAGATCACCCCTGGCCATATTTAAAAGCGACTCAAACAAAATTATCACGGTATTATCGCTTCCAACAGATTTCTTCAGAGTTTTTAACTCGTCGAATCTAAATCGGTGAGAACGGACACTCGATCGAACCACTGACGTTCTCGGTTGGCAATGCAGCTGACTTCTATAAGAGCAGATAGCCGGACAACACACGTTCCTTCGTAGTTACTTAAGCACTTAAcgaatttattgattttaacaaGCATGTAATCTCTAAAATGATCCACGTATCTCTCATTACCGTACGAGTAATCTTATTTAATAACATCCTGTCTTCGTTTATGTTCAAGgactttaaaaaaattcaaaaattgaAGATCGGAACTAGTATTGGTAATCtctagtttatttttttataaatgcgATAAGTTTTTGTCTTATAAACAATgcatttaatttatctatcaGCAGCGAAATACTTTTTGCTACGAtaacatataacatataacaGATGTCGCTGTTAAGCAAGAAAATTCATAAAGCTTAATTAATGATAGAATATTAGGAAAGACTTTCACTCGACTTATCTAATTAACACAGCtcgactttctttttcttttaactcgcATTTTTACTCCtcgtaaatttttcaaaatataatttcaaatgaaatttcgagcttgtataatcaaaatttatatttcaataagaattctaataagggagagagagagagagagagagagagagaaagagagagagagaaagaaaaggaaggaaaaaaaggattaaaaaccAATTCGATACGTTGATTTCGTTTTTCACGACAAAGTTATGTTTTACGaactttgtaaaaataaaaataaagaaaaaaagaaaaaaaaagaaaaacgcttCGAGCGAACTCGAATGCGAATAAAAAGTCTATCGTCGTACGGCGACGTAAGGGCGCATGTCCACGAAAGGACAGTAAGTATCAAGAGTCGATGAGGGACGCCTCGCTTCTCTAAGCCTGCCTTTCTCTTTAGCGTCGAGCAGTGGTTCAGTTTTCACGGCAACTTCATCCAGGAACCATACACAGAATGTCTTGAAGAAACGCGAGTTGAAACGTAACGTGCGTATAGTGACTCGTAtattttcgtcttctttcttctctctctttctatcttctatatacatacatacatacatacatacatacatacatacatacatcatacatacatacatacatacgtatgttcCTCGTTCGTAtgcgaaaaagaagataaagagaaaaaaaataaaagaaaaaaaaaaataaagaaaaaacgaacatGTGACATGTGACTTTGAAATATTGCATCTCTTATGTGCATAGTGTCAACGCAAACTAGTTTTATAAAGTTCGTGAATTAAATTCGATCGTCAATAGTGCAATTCGATTCAatcgattaaagaaaattttctctgacagcgaggaaaaaaagaaagagaaagggaaaaaaagagaaacagaaagagagagagaaagaaaggcaaTGGGCTTGGCAACGTCATGGTGAATTCATTCGAATTAGATCGATCGTTTACGCGTGACTTTTACAGAAACATACTCGTCGGGGTCGTTGCATTTGACAGGTACTACACACGTGCTCTTGAGATAAGCGATCGTTCCACGTGCCTTTAGAGCGCCTCATCCGTTCAGTTCACCACGCTGTCTCAACGGTGACACCGATGCGTGGATGAAacatgtacttacttacttttttactttatctagTCTCGTCTCTCAAAtctttaacgataatttttcctctaaattttgtctttctttaaattcgaagaaacgaaaaaaaaaaacaaaataaagaaaacagaaaacgaaaggaaaaaaagaataaaagaaaataaaacattaatttaatattcgatgcatatttaaagaagaaaggtaTTTCTCTCCTTGTCACCTTGAAACTGATACTACGTCCGTTAGACAAAGTATTTTTATCGAGTGACGACCGGCAAGGACGACCggtgaaatgaaaatatcctTGGGATTGATTTTGTTAACTTCTTtggtgaaaagaaaagaaccttaaaacgatctttctttctttctttctttctttctttcttttttcctccctttctctttcttttcctttctattcttttctttacttcgaGTATTTCTTCGACGATTATTTCACGGAAATATATCGTTTATGTAAGTACctgctctttcttttttttctcatccaacatgacaacgatgacaaaaataataatatcgatgattagAAATCGTAGGAAAGTAGAACGTGGaataagatttttcttcttctttaatcgTCTTTAGGTTTCTTGAACATCGAAAGTAGAAAGATGTGAATTCCCACGAACCATTGAGCTAACTTTGAATCGTCATTTACTCGATTTCATTCTCGAACGTTACTTTCTCACTCGTTAAGATCGATTACGAACATATTTTCTCTCTGCTAATAGATGCTTCGAGCTATCTGAATTTGGTTCTGTTCAGAAGCTGCCACGGAACGGATTTATTTTCAGTAACAAGATCCGCATGAAAATTTACAAATCCCGTTTTCATTACGTCAATAACATCgattaatacattatttctttcttttttttttcttttttcttcaatactAGACACGAAGTTATCGCGGAACGGGTCCGATCCGGTCCATTGCTTGTTTTCAACGAAGACCAACCGAGGTCGATTCAAACAAGTGAAAGGATATCTGTTATTCCAACagatgttattataatatgtttatCGTAAACT is drawn from Vespa crabro chromosome 10, iyVesCrab1.2, whole genome shotgun sequence and contains these coding sequences:
- the LOC124427545 gene encoding uncharacterized protein LOC124427545 isoform X2 yields the protein MARVFLGTTMGLPTFGHIERNRLETYEDLSDQSIDLNLFSNLTFQFSCENKPIGLYADVDYDCRIFHACDDDGKGFPMICPNNTVFDQRQRVCSDIVNDCEHAHEWYYINELPYSDELTDYNKVESTEDNIPTVVPLAAA
- the LOC124427545 gene encoding uncharacterized protein LOC124427545 isoform X1, with product MARGDLLILNIMYLFLGTTMGLPTFGHIERNRLETYEDLSDQSIDLNLFSNLTFQFSCENKPIGLYADVDYDCRIFHACDDDGKGFPMICPNNTVFDQRQRVCSDIVNDCEHAHEWYYINELPYSDELTDYNKVESTEDNIPTVVPLAAA